The window AAGCCCACGGCAAACTCCAAAATAAATCCAAGCATAATCAGAAAACCCGACCAACCCAAATCGCGCATTGCTACGGCCCAAGGGAAGAAAAAAGCAGTTTCCAAATCAAACAAAATAAACAAAATAGCAACGAGGTAGTAGCGCACATCAAACTTCATGCGCGCATCTTCGAAGGCCTCAAAGCCACATTCATAGGGAGATGTTTTTTGACTATCTGGCTTGAAGGGGGCAAGTATGCGCCCTAAAATTTGCGGAACGATACCAACCGCAATACCAACCAGAATAAAGAGAAGAACAGGGAAATAATTTTCGAGGTTCACGTTAGGCTACCTGTATTTAAACGTCACATTAAAGCAAATCATACCAAAGCATAACAAACTAAAAATGACTAACTTCCTCGACCAAGTCAGCATGTAGATCTGACCGTATTTTATTGGTGCCGACGACGAGACTCGAACTCGTACAGCTTTCGCCACTACCCCCTCAAGATAGCGTGTCTACCAATTTCACCACGTCGGCTTAAGCCCAGCATTCTACTATACCAACTGCAATTGTTCAACGCACAATTGCAGTTATTCAATCTTTTTACGGTACAAAAACTGGCTTACTTAGGAATCTGATTTACCTGACCCGCAGTACTTGCAGGAGCAGCAACGACGGGAGCAGAAGCAGAGGCAGCAGCACTAGAAGCCGGAGCAGACTTGGATGCAGGCAAATTATCCATGACGCCACCTGACACTGAACGATTAGTGCCGATGTAAGCTAACGCCAAAGTCGCGCCAAAGAAAATCGCGGCAGCAAGACCTGTGGACTTAGATAAAAAATTAGAGGATCCAGTGGCGCCAAACAAGCTACCAGAGGCGCCGGAGCCAAATGATGCGCCCATATCTGCGCCCTTGCCGTGCTGCAAAAGAACCAGACCGATAATTGCCAGCGCAGACAAAACCTGGACAACCACTACCACTGTAAACAAAGTATGCATTCAAAACACCTAATTAAATTAATCGTAAAACAAAGAACAATCTCTCAACGCCCTAAAAAATTAGATGGCGTCGACAATTGCGAGAAAATCAGCCGCTTTCAAGGCAGCACCACCGATAAGACCGCCATCGATATCAGCCATCGCCAATAGCTCTTTTGCGTTATCGGGCTTCATACTTCCGCCATACAATATTTGCATGCCAGCAGCCAG of the Undibacterium sp. 5I1 genome contains:
- a CDS encoding NADH-quinone oxidoreductase subunit A; the encoded protein is MNLENYFPVLLFILVGIAVGIVPQILGRILAPFKPDSQKTSPYECGFEAFEDARMKFDVRYYLVAILFILFDLETAFFFPWAVAMRDLGWSGFLIMLGFILEFAVGFWYIWKKGALDWE
- the secG gene encoding preprotein translocase subunit SecG; translated protein: MHTLFTVVVVVQVLSALAIIGLVLLQHGKGADMGASFGSGASGSLFGATGSSNFLSKSTGLAAAIFFGATLALAYIGTNRSVSGGVMDNLPASKSAPASSAAASASAPVVAAPASTAGQVNQIPK